The genomic stretch CTTTGGCAATTGCAGCGGATGCTCGAGACACTTACGGCAGCTTGGTCGCCGTGGGCGTGGCTGCACTGATTCTTTGGCAAACTCTTATTAACGTTGGCATGGTGATTGGCGTAGCGCCGGTTGTTGGGCTGACTTTGCCGCTTTTCTCGTATGGGGGGTCGAGTCTTTTGACGACCATGTGCGGGCTGGGTTTATTGCTGAATGTGCATTTTCGGCGCCGAGCGGTTTAAGCTCTTAAGGGTTATGGCTCAGAGCTCGCGGATTTTAAGACAAAAAAAAGCGGACCATGGGTCCGCTTTTCGTTTTGTCTGCACAGTGCTCAGCTTGTGTGCTTAGCGAGTGCTTCGTCAAGCTTGGCTTTAGAAACCAGGCCAACCATTTGCTCAACAACTTCGCCGCCTTTGAAGATAAGCAATGTTGGAATCGCTTTGACTTCATAGTTGCTTGGAGTCTTTGGGTTTTCGTCGATATTCATTTTGCAGACCTGCGCTTTACCAGCGTAGTCGGTGGCTGCTGCTTCAATCACTGGCGTGAGTGCGCGGCAAGGTCCACACCATGGCGCCCAGAAATCTACCAAAGTTGGAAGCTCAGCTTTAAGGACTTCTGCTTCGAAGCCATCGTCAGTAAGATTTACAATACCTTCACTCATCGTTTTCTCTCCGGATTTCTCAATGAGCCACGGACAGTCGGTCTAGGGCTCTGGTGGTGAAGGGGTAATATGGATAGGTGCGTGGTGGATTGCAATGCATTGCTGCGGATAAATCTGCCAGGAAATGCTTCCGGAGATCAGGGAAGAGAAGCGTTGGGTACTTCGGAAAGCTGGCCGGTCCGCTGGGGGGCTTGCTCAACTCCACTGATTCCCAAGTCTGCAGGCTCAAGCAGCCAGCGAAGGTCGGCCTTTCCTAAGGCACTGACGACTTTGAGCTTAAAGTGGTCACTGCTGGCTTTAACGACCAACCGATTCATAGGATCAGCGAGCTTAAATCGAACCAAGTAGGCTTTATCGAAGCGGTCAATATAGGGGTAAACTGCCCGCAGATTCGCATCTATTTTCACCGGGATGATTTCTGTGGGTGATACAGAAACTCCGTCTTCGCCCTCTAAGCTGAGACGCCAAATGGAGTCTAGTTTGGCCAGATCGTTCCATTTTCGATCTGCGGTGTACGCGGATACAAAGAATGTGAGGTATTGTTCGATATCATGCGTGAGGTCGACGAGTTCGCGGCGTGTAATATTACCACCGTGACCGTAGATCTCGGGGAATGCCAGGGCAAAAACTCTTCTAAACTCAGGAGAGTGAAAGGTTGCCGTTACAAACATTTGGCTGTCGAGCCCTTGGTAGATTTTTGCTGAGCGGGTCCAGGTTTTAAGCACCATCTTATAGTCAGAGGGCTGGAGTACTCGACTTGGTCCGTGCAAAACGCCAGGGCGAAGCTGGGATGTACAGCCGAACAAGCCCAATACAACCAAGGTAAGACACCATATTTTGAAGTGTTGGCGAATTGTTACGACCATTTAGGTGTCGTTCCTTTCAGAAGCGTTCTCCACAAGAGTGACGTTACCCCGATGTTGTGCACGGTGCGAGAGTGAAACGCTAGGACTGCAGATATCTCCATGCACTCGGGCGCCATCTAGCACGTTTAAATCTTTGCGACTGCGAACATGACCAACGATGGTTCCCTCAACCGTGACTGAATCGGCAACCACATCACCTCGGATAACTCCACCTGCGGCGACTCTGAGCCGGCCGAGTAAATAAACGGGTCCCTCAACATAACCTTCCACCACGAGGTTCTCTTCAAGGCGTATACACCCCTGAAGTTTTAGCTCTTTTCCGATCGTAGAGGCCTTATCGGGTTGGGTGATGAGGAGGCCCGTCACGGGTTACCCTGCATGTCGACATTGCCCTTAAACGAGGCGCCTTCTGCTATATTGATCCGGGGTGCACGGATATCCCCAACGACACAAGCACTGCTCTTGAGTTCCACACGCTCGGTCGCTTGAACATTGCCGATAACATGACCCGCAATCTCGATCACTTTGGCCTTCACTTCGGCCTCGACCACAGCACCTGCCTCTATGATGAGGGTACGTCCGGAACCGATCCGGCCGCGGACGGTGCCTTGAATCACAAGGTCTTCGTCACCCGTAATGTCGCCATCGATGGCCATTGAGGAACCGATGATTGAACTGGCCATGGAATATCTCCTTAATAATGCCCAACGGCATCTAACTCACACCCCCTAAGTTTCAACACTAGCCCACCGATTTCAAATAATTGGCGATAACGTTTGTTTTGAAGGTGTGTAGGTGCGCAACCCACTTCGCAGTGAAGAAAACAACGCTCATCCCAGCTCTGAATCGCAATAGGTCCCATACCCACGAGGATTGAGCGTTATTGGGACATTGGACAACGGGCTAAGGGAGAAGGCACCTATTTACTGAATGCCCATTCGTAAATTGTTACGCACTGAGTAGCTCATGAGTGGTCCTACCGGCCGGCTCGGTTTCTTAAAAACTCATGAATAATCAGTGG from Deltaproteobacteria bacterium encodes the following:
- the trxA gene encoding thioredoxin — translated: MSEGIVNLTDDGFEAEVLKAELPTLVDFWAPWCGPCRALTPVIEAAATDYAGKAQVCKMNIDENPKTPSNYEVKAIPTLLIFKGGEVVEQMVGLVSKAKLDEALAKHTS
- a CDS encoding polymer-forming cytoskeletal protein produces the protein MTGLLITQPDKASTIGKELKLQGCIRLEENLVVEGYVEGPVYLLGRLRVAAGGVIRGDVVADSVTVEGTIVGHVRSRKDLNVLDGARVHGDICSPSVSLSHRAQHRGNVTLVENASERNDT
- a CDS encoding polymer-forming cytoskeletal protein, with amino-acid sequence MASSIIGSSMAIDGDITGDEDLVIQGTVRGRIGSGRTLIIEAGAVVEAEVKAKVIEIAGHVIGNVQATERVELKSSACVVGDIRAPRINIAEGASFKGNVDMQGNP